The Enterobacter asburiae genomic sequence GGACTGTCTGGAACGAACGGGCATACGCAATGCGGCCAAACGGCTGAATGATTTCCCGCATCAGCTCTCCGGCGGGGAACGCCAGCGCGTGATGATCGCTATGGCCCTGCTCACGCGACCCGAGCTGTTGATTGCCGACGAGCCCACAACGGCGCTGGACGTGACGGTACAGGCGCAAATATTGACGCTGCTGCGGGAACTGCGTGACGAGCTGAACATGAGCCTGCTGTTTATCACGCACAACCTGAGTATTGTGAGAAAGCTGGCCGACAGCGTCGCGGTGATGCAAAACGGACGATGCGTTGAACAGAATAGCGCGTCCACGCTGCTGAGCGCGCCGCAGCACCCCTATACGCAGCGCCTGCTCGACAGCGAACCCTCCGGCGACCCGGTTCCACTCGCGGCTGACAGCACACCGCTGCTGCGCGTTGAGGATCTGTCCGTGTCGTTTCCGATCCGCAAAGGTATTCTGCGGCGCATCGTCGACCAGAATCCGGTGCTGAAAAACATCCGCTTCTCGCTGCGCCCGGGAGAATCCCTGGGGCTGGTGGGCGAATCCGGTTCGGGCAAAAGCACCACCGGTCTGGCGCTGCTGCGCTTAATTGCCTCCCAGGGCGAGATCCTCTTTGACGATATGCCGCTGCACCGCTGGAACCGCCGCCAGATGCTGCCCGTGCGGCCCCGCATGCAGGTGGTGTTTCAGGATCCCAACTCCTCGCTTAACCCCCGGCTCAGCGTGTTACAGATTATCGAAGAGGGTCTGCGCGTGCATCAGCCCGGCCTGAGCGCTCAGCAGCGCGAGCAGGAAGTTATGCGGGTGATGGCCGAAGTGGGCTTAGATGCCGGGACACGCCACCGCTATCCGGCTGAATTCTCCGGCGGGCAGCGCCAGCGTATCGCCATTGCCCGCGCGCTGATCCTGAAGCCGGAGCTGATTATTCTGGATGAACCGACGTCGTCGCTGGACAGAACCGTTCAGGCGCAGATCCTGGCCCTGCTGAAAGGGCTGCAGGAAAAGCACCGGCTGGCCTATATCTTTATCAGCCACGATCTTCAGGTGGTGCGGGCGCTATGCCATCAGGTGATTGTATTGCGACAGGGAGAAGTGGTCGAGCAGGGAGAGTGCCAGCGCGTATTTAGCGCGCCAACGCAGCGCTACACGCGCCAGCTGTTGTCGGCAGACTAGCGATCAGAACGGGTACTGGCCGGAGAAAGGCTCCGCGATGGCAACGCCAAAATTCTTCAGACGGCAGGTGGCGGCAAACTCGTCCTGACTCTTCACAAACAGGCACGGCTCACCTTCACACTCCAGCACGGAGCTGTCCACTTCGATATCCGTCAGGGCCTGACTGAGACGCTCCATCACCCGCCATGCATTTTCGTCGCTCGGGCTCAACAGCTTGAGTGCCACCAGGCAGTTTTCACAGCCCGCGACGTTTTGCGGAATCGGTTCAACTTTCGAACCTGCAAAACCCGCCGACCAGCGATAGCTCTGGGGCAAGCGATGGACAATGGAGAGTTGTAATGTATTCACGTTCGTTCCCCGGAAGCAAAATTTACTTCACAATTTATTTACATTTATAGTAACACATCATCGCCAGCCTGCACTATTCAGCGCTTTTTTATCCGTTTCCTGGCTCGCGTCGGCGCTATATGTACCCGTTTCTGCGATCTAACTCAACCTTTTTGAATACAATGATGTGACTTTTTACACAAATAGATTTTACATAAAATAAACAAACACGGAATAAACGAACGGGAGTTTGGTTGATATGCATCAACAAAAAAGGCCCTGCCGGGCCTTCTCTGTGTTTTAGTGGGCCGCTTTTCGCGGTCGACTGGCGTAAAGATAGAAGAGTATCGAGCTGGTTGCGCAAAAAGCCATCGCCCACAGCATGGGCCATGCCGTCGTAAAGGTAGCCATCGAAAGCAACGCGCCAACGATAGCGCCGATGCCGAAGCGGAACGTCCCCGCCAGGGAAGAGGCTGTACCCGCCATATGCGGAAACTCATCCAGGATCACCGCCATCGCATTAGATGACACCATCGACACGCAGCCGACAAAGGCCGCTACGCCGACCACCAGCGCCCAGAAGCCCACGCCCAGAAACGCGCTCACCACCAGCCAGATAGCCATCACAAACTGGATCCACAGCCCGGCGCGGAACATGTTCAGCGCCCCCACCCGCCGGACAAAACGGCTGTTGATGATGGTCATGATGAACAGGAAGACGATGTTGAGCGCAAAGTAATAGCCGAAGTGCTGCGGCGAAACGTGGTTCAGCTCGATGTAGACAAACGGCCCGGCGCTCAGGAAGGAGAACATCCCGGCGAAGCTGAACCCGCTTGCCAGCATATAGCTGAGCACGCGCTTGTGGCGAAACAGCGAGGCAAAATTGCCGATTGTGGTTCGGATGTGGAATTTCTGACGGCGCTCGAGGGGGAGCGTTTCATCAATAAAGAAGAAGATCATCGCCGAAGCCAGCAGCGCGGCCAGGGCCAGGATCCAGAAAATCACGTGCCAGCTAAACCACACCAGCACCGCACCACCGGCCATGGGTGCCACCAGCGGCGCAATCGTCGTCACCAGCATCACGAACGACATCATCCGGGAGAACTCTTCCTTCGGGTAGATATCGCGCATCAGGGCGTTAATCACCACGCTTGCCGCAGCCGCCGCCAGACCGTGGAAGAAGCGCATGATAATCAGATGATCGATGGTCTGCGCCAGCGCACAGGCAACCGCTGCGGCCGCAAAGACCAGCGTCCCGCCCAGAATAACGGGCTTGCGTCCAAGGCTGTCCGCCATCGGGCCATAAAACAGCTGGCCGAGGGCAAAGCCGAGAATATAGGTGCTGAGCGTCATCTGCGCGCTGCCCGCCGGGACGCCAAACTGCGCAGAAATCACCGGCAGCGCGGGCAGGTACATATCAATAGACAGCGGCATCAGCATGGCCAGCAGGCCAAGAATGAAGACGATTTTGAACGACGAGTGTGGCCTGGTGGTCACAGAGCTCTCCTGAAATTAGTGCGAAGGCAGACCGACGCTGGCGATCTCTTCTTCCGTTAACGGGCGATATTCGCCCGGCGCCAGGTCGGGATCGAGTTCGATCGCACCAATCCGCTCACGATGCAGGCCAACAACGCGGTTCCCCACCGCGGCAAACATACGTTTCACCTGATGGTAGCGCCCTTCGCTGATGGTCAGACGGACTTCCGTCGGCGTAATCACCTCAAGCACGGCGGGTTTGGTCAGATCTTTTTCATTATGCAGCTGAACGCCCTTCGTGAATTGCTCTGCCGTGTCATCCGACACCGGCGACTCCAGCGTGACCAGATAGGTTTTCTCGCAGTGGTGACGCGGGGAAGTAATGCGATGCGACCACTGCCCGTCGTCGGTCATCAGTACCAGACCCGTGGTGTCGATGTCGAGGCGGCCTGCGGCGTGCAGCTTGTGCGCCACCGGTTCGTCGAGGAAATAGAGTACCGTCGGATGATCCGGATCGTCCGTTGAGCAGACGTAGCCTTCCGGCTTATTGAGCATGAAGTAGCGCGGACCGTGCTGCTGGGTCAGCGGATTGCCGTCATACTCCACCTGATGGTCAGGCTGAAGTTTGAAAGCGGTGTCTTTCACAATGTCGCCATCCACGGTAACGCGGCTGGCGCGAATTTCACGCCCGGCAATAGCGCGGCTTACGCCGAGTTGCTGAGCGATAAACTTATCAAGTCGCATGAAATCTTTTTAGCCTTAATGGTGCTGGAAGTCGGACAACAGGTCCGAAAAAAGAAGCAGTCTGGAACGGTTCAGTATAATGGTCTGGTTGCGCCACTCAAGGGAAAAAGTTTCGTGGCATACTATCTATACCCTAAATAATTCGAGTTGCATGAAGGCGGCAAAGGAGTGAATCCCCGGGAGCTTACATAAGTAAGTGACCGGGGTGAACGAGTGCAGCCAACGCACAGGCAACTTGAAGTATGACGGGTATATGTGCGGAATAACGAAACCGAGACCCTATGACTTTTACACTTCGCCCCTATCAGCAGGAAGCCGTTGACGCCACCCTCGCCTGGTTCCGTAAACATCGCGAGCCAGCGGCGATTGTGCTCCCGACCGGCGCAGGCAAAAGCCTTGTCATCGCCGAACTGGCGCGTCTGGCGCGCGGTCGCGTGCTGGTGCTGGCGCACGTCAAAGAGCTCGTCGCGCAAAACCACGCCAAGTATTGTGCGCT encodes the following:
- the yejF gene encoding microcin C ABC transporter ATP-binding protein YejF, which gives rise to MTQPLLSIDNLSIAFSTQGETRTVVTDLSLQIQTGETLALVGESGSGKSVSALSILRLLPSPPVSYPQGDILFHGSSLLHADEHTLRGIRGNKIAMIFQEPMVSLNPLHSLEKQLYEVLSLHRGMRKEAARGEILDCLERTGIRNAAKRLNDFPHQLSGGERQRVMIAMALLTRPELLIADEPTTALDVTVQAQILTLLRELRDELNMSLLFITHNLSIVRKLADSVAVMQNGRCVEQNSASTLLSAPQHPYTQRLLDSEPSGDPVPLAADSTPLLRVEDLSVSFPIRKGILRRIVDQNPVLKNIRFSLRPGESLGLVGESGSGKSTTGLALLRLIASQGEILFDDMPLHRWNRRQMLPVRPRMQVVFQDPNSSLNPRLSVLQIIEEGLRVHQPGLSAQQREQEVMRVMAEVGLDAGTRHRYPAEFSGGQRQRIAIARALILKPELIILDEPTSSLDRTVQAQILALLKGLQEKHRLAYIFISHDLQVVRALCHQVIVLRQGEVVEQGECQRVFSAPTQRYTRQLLSAD
- a CDS encoding YejG family protein yields the protein MNTLQLSIVHRLPQSYRWSAGFAGSKVEPIPQNVAGCENCLVALKLLSPSDENAWRVMERLSQALTDIEVDSSVLECEGEPCLFVKSQDEFAATCRLKNFGVAIAEPFSGQYPF
- a CDS encoding Bcr/CflA family multidrug efflux MFS transporter, whose amino-acid sequence is MTTRPHSSFKIVFILGLLAMLMPLSIDMYLPALPVISAQFGVPAGSAQMTLSTYILGFALGQLFYGPMADSLGRKPVILGGTLVFAAAAVACALAQTIDHLIIMRFFHGLAAAAASVVINALMRDIYPKEEFSRMMSFVMLVTTIAPLVAPMAGGAVLVWFSWHVIFWILALAALLASAMIFFFIDETLPLERRQKFHIRTTIGNFASLFRHKRVLSYMLASGFSFAGMFSFLSAGPFVYIELNHVSPQHFGYYFALNIVFLFIMTIINSRFVRRVGALNMFRAGLWIQFVMAIWLVVSAFLGVGFWALVVGVAAFVGCVSMVSSNAMAVILDEFPHMAGTASSLAGTFRFGIGAIVGALLSMATFTTAWPMLWAMAFCATSSILFYLYASRPRKAAH
- the rsuA gene encoding 16S rRNA pseudouridine(516) synthase RsuA gives rise to the protein MRLDKFIAQQLGVSRAIAGREIRASRVTVDGDIVKDTAFKLQPDHQVEYDGNPLTQQHGPRYFMLNKPEGYVCSTDDPDHPTVLYFLDEPVAHKLHAAGRLDIDTTGLVLMTDDGQWSHRITSPRHHCEKTYLVTLESPVSDDTAEQFTKGVQLHNEKDLTKPAVLEVITPTEVRLTISEGRYHQVKRMFAAVGNRVVGLHRERIGAIELDPDLAPGEYRPLTEEEIASVGLPSH